AAAGTCCCTAAAATAGCTAAAAATGAATTCTGTAAAAATTACACAGAATAAATTAGTAGAGAAATGTGACAACAGGAGGACATCAGGAAAGGAACCGATAGGtctgaataaatataacattcatACAATAtactttccttttatttatagatatacgtttgtggtaaaaaaaaaaaaaaaaaaaaaaaacaacaactagtAAATACATCTATACTATAAGAAAAACGGTTAAAGGTTGAAAAATCTAGATTGGATTAGTAGATTGgattagattattagattagattattagattagattattagattagattagattattagattagattagattattagattagattattagattagattagattagattagattattagattagattattagattagattagattagattattagattagattattagattagattcgattagattattagattagattagattattagattagattattagattagattagattagattattagattagattattagattagattagattagattattagattagattattagattagattagattagattattagattagattattagattagattagattattagattagattattagattagattagattagattagatatgTCATGCCTACTTTCCCAGACTTAGTTTACTATCTGCTTCTGGTCATACAGGCCATGGTGCAGACGGCAGACAATCTTTTGAGCTTGAAGGCTTTGGACTCGTGGCAGGACATGAACATGACAGATCAGTCTCACACAGCCACCATGCTGCTGGACGTGATGGAGAAAGGCTCGTTCCTGCTGGCCAACAACCTCTATGAGGGGCGATTTAGCGAGCGTGCACCCAATATCGGTGAGATAGAAATATATGCAGAAGAATCGGTGTCTGTAGACATGAAGAAGCTTGCTGTACTTACACATCTGTGTGATGTATTAGATCTGGAGGTATATGTCCTGAACGCTGATACAGAGATCGGAGATCTGCACTTCCCACACTCCTACGACAGTGACAGCACCATCCATCTCTCTGCAGCTACCATCAAACAGTACAGCCGTAACGGTAAGCggctctttttatttcttatattacatttaagACCTGACCTGCAGAGTGAACAGTACAATGATCTCATTGTAGAGCTTTAACAAGCGCATGATGGTCATGAACGTTTGGCCACAGCAGCATCAGAATGTGCTTTATGACCTTCTGGTGCTGCAGTAAAGTGTCCATAGCAGCATACGGTGAGGCCTACAAGCTGACCTCATGTAGTTTGTGTGACATTTCTGCTGAAAAGAAATGCAGTAGAAactaggggcagtggtggctcaactggggcagtggtggctcaactggggcagtggtggctcttGAGAAactaggggcagtggtggccctgctgggcccttgagcaagaccctcaaccctccctgctccaggggtgctgtatcatagctgcccctgcactctgaccccaccCTCCTCAGtaggggtatgtgaagaaaagaattccactgcgctgtgatgtatatgtggtgatgcCTTTCTCCAGCAGAACCCATGTATGAAATCTGATCAGGAGTTTGCTGGAGACGTTTCATAATGCCAGGTGTTAATGGGGCCCGAGAGACACATCCAGGAACCACAACAAAGCTGGAAACACATCGTAACTGACAGAATATACAGACAAGGCTTCACGGTGAATGGATGTTCTTTTGAAGAAAACGACATGCTGCCCCTTCAGTACATTACTGACAAAGCAATGAGAATGTGAACAGATTGATGGCAGGATTGAGATCTCTGTACGATTGCAGCCTGTGTAACTGATGATGTTCTGTCATCACTTTCATTTTCTCCTGTAAGAATGTTGACTGATTATCATCAACAGCGCCGTGAATTTGTTCACGACAAATTACAAACAACTGAGATGTTAATATCGAGTCCTGATGATTCTTCATCACTCCAGCTTGTTTACGTGTGACTGAACCCTGTGTGTTTGGGTTCACAGGTCAGGTCAAGGTGGTGTTTGCTCTTTATAAGAATCTCGGCCCGTTCATGTCCACCCAAAACGCAACAGTGAAGACGGAGATGGAGCTAAAGTCGGGAGGTCGGACTCTGGCCGTTAATTCCCATGTGATCTCTGCCTCCATGAATAAAGAATCCAGCCGAGTGTTTTTGACTGAACCTGTTAACTTCACACTGAGACACCTACAGGTACACACCTCTCTCCTGTTCCCGTTAATGTAAGGTTTTAGCCCTTAAGGCAGTGCGACGTGTGGTTTGTACTTTtctgctaaccctaaccctaaccatggTGTTGCTGCAGCTAGAGAATCACTTTGGGCCGAACTGTTCGTTCTGGAACTACTCGGAGCGCTCGATGACGGGTCAGTGGTCTTCTCAGGGCTGCAGACTGGTGTAcagtaacaacacacacaccacctgctcCTGCTCACATCTCACCAATTTCGCTCTGCTCATGAGCCGACAGACAGCCACTGtgagtttctcacacacacacacacacacacacacagccttcgCTCCACTTTTCATCCTACTAATATATTTCCTCTTTTGCCCCCTTGCCCCGTGTCTCAGTACACGGATGGCGTGCAGGCCCTTATCCTGTTTGTCGTATCCTGGGTGGGCATGGTGATTTCACTAGTGTGTTTGGCTCTGTGTATCTCCACTTTCTGCTGCATAAAGGGTGTGCAAAGTGAACGCACCACCATCCACAAGAACCTGTGCCTCACACTCTTCATCTCCCaactcctcttcctcatcagcATGGAAAGGACCCATTACACCGTAAGTACAGACAATCCCCAAATCCCCAGATGTGACGACCGTAGCACAAGGAGCTTGTTGTGGTGTTAATCCAGTGCTAACAATGCAACATCTAAGTATGCTTAATGAAGAGGACTTGATTTGAATGTGTTTCTGGAGGGAAATGGTGGTCTGTTGTCTTCTCCCTTTCAATCACAATGACGCTAGCCAGTCGTAGCCCTGTGTGGACTCGTGTATGTGAAACAGGGCAGGTGACATTGTGATACTGGAGTAAGGGGACAAAATGGCTGGAAGCTGCAttatgtgtttgtgcttgtttcTAGGTGGCCTGCCCGGTGCTCGCTGCTCTGCTGCACTTCTTCTTGCTCTCTGTATTTTGTTGGTTGTGTGTTGAAGCCGTTCAGCTCTACGTGTTACTGGTCGAAGTGTTCGAGAGTCCGTCCTCACGCAGGAAGTACTACTACATCGCTGCCTATGGCTTTCCTATGTTGGTAGTAGCCATCTCTGCCTCCATCGACTATACAGGGTACTCCAGCCCCACCAGGTATGATATTCTTATCATTCTAGGTCTCATTATGCTTAAGAGTTTGTGCACATTTTCACGTACATGTGAGTATTAACATGTTTGGTTCCATAGCTGCTGGCTGCGTGTGGATAACTACTTCATCTGGCTGTTTATTGGCCCTGTGTCTCTTGTTATCCTGGTAAGTTACAACTAAGCAGTAAGATAGCATTGAATTATCCAGATCATATTCCTCATATTCCTGTCTTTACCATTTAGCAGCGACTCCCCTCGACCGTACGTACCGTGTAGGTTTCTTCTACACGTACAAATCCATTGTACTCGGATTTATAAGCTTAAAATTTTGAgatctgtttgttgttttcttcatCGCATGTCATCTCTCACGTTCCACCTTTGACCCCTAGCTGAATCTGGTGATCCTAATGGTCACGGTGCACAGGATGATCCGCCATTCTAACCTGCTCAAGCCTGATTCCAGCCGCTTCGACAACATCAAGTAGGTCATCTCAGGGGTCGTTGGGGGTCATTGGGTGGGTAGAGGTTGGGGTTGGAGGCCAGATCAGGGGTATGGAGGGTCTGTATGTATAAAATGACACCATACACTGAGGGTCACATACTGTCTGTGGTAAAGTATTTCTGTCTCCTATGATTTCCTctatttttgcatatttgtcagatcctgaaatgtaaacaaagtaCAATTTTATatcatcattttatttactgaagGAAAACAGTTATGCGATACTGAGATCACATTCCCTCCTGAACAAAACCTTAAGACTGGGGAAACTGTGTTTGGTGCTGGTGGATCACACGCAGGTTGGAAGAACtgcttcaaaatgtcaaaagaaaacaaaggagcaagaaaaaaaaacccgcaACAGAACCTAAAGTGTCAAAAAAGGTCTCAGTAGTGAGAGAGAAGCCCCACCGTTCTTGTTGATAACTTCACACACTCATGATTGGAGGCTGGTGGGAGCTTCATGAAGGACATCCACTGTCTGGACCTGACGTCGGTTGTTGTAAACTTCCCTTTCTGTCCATCCCCTGAAATCCTCCAGAGGATTTAGATCAGAAGAACATGCAGGATGGTTGTAGAAGTGCAACATTATCGTCCTGGAAGAACTCCTTCATCAGACGGATGTTGTGAATTGCAGCGTTGTCCTGTTGAAATACTGAGTCATTACCACACAGACGAGGGCCCTCAGTCCAGAGGGTCCAACATGCCCACATAGCCAGCTGCCGTTTGACGACCTGCACAATCTCAAGCTCCATTTTCCCATTGAAGGAAAAAGCACCGCAGATCACTGGAAGCCATCAGGACCGTCCAGGTTACGTTATTCCGAGAATAAAACTTTCTTCCATCTTTCAGTGTCCCATGTTTTTTGCTCCCTTGCAAATTCCAAACAGTCAGGTTTGTGGTGTGGGAGGAGACGTGGCCTTCAAAGTTCTCCTTTAAGCTCTTCTCTCGCAGATGCCATCTTATGATCATTGGGCTGCAGTCATCATCAGTAATGGCCTTAATCTGGGTCGAGGTTCCGCTCGTGTCTTCACGGACAGACCGTCAGACCGGCCGGCATTTTTGGGTCTACCACCACTGTTTTACTGCGTCAACCCCAGCAGTGATGAGACGTTGCGAGAGCCCAGGATTTGCTTGTGCAGCACAACAATCTGCCACattcaaaaacagaaagctTTATTGCTTTAGCCATCAGGAGATCATGACAGTGCGACACTTTTCTGTGTACAGCTGCTTTTACTGAGCCACACTGGAGTGCTTTCACGCATGAGCTGCTTCTTTAAGGTCCTCACTAGACCTCTGAAAACCACGAGCTTGTTTTGAGCCGATCGAGGACATGATCTTGTGCATCGAAACTTTGTATTGCTGCATAACTCAGTTGTGCTTGGGCCAGTGACATGACATGCTCTGAATGCTGAACACCGCCACATTACCACCACCAGGAGTGACTGTCGCTATGATGCTTTTAATGTCCATTGCGTGTTAGCCTTagtctagaccaggggtcgcgACCCGCGTCTCCGGAGCCGCCAGTGGCCCTTTCATctctctgctgcggctccctgtagattttggaaaataaatatttaatttaaatttattttcttttttagctagttagtttttttaaaaatgtaattgtaaattctaagattatgatgctcttgtaactaaaataaaccatgtttaatttgtttgtcgctcaaaatacgcgtcataaccgccgacttgcgaaatccgacacagaagccGACGCGTTTTTGGTTCGCTGCAGCCGGAAAGTTACAgtgttgatgtcatgaatatgaAGACGACTCAAATAGACgctgaacattttattagaaagtaaccttcgacccagcgtcttttttgttaaggttagttcaaactgttcaaaatatttttgtttgcctgcagaaataaaatgtcgtttactctgtagcaggTCGTCGATGTCATAAATAcgacactacagttttttctacactttccataaaggtacaaaacgatatatgcagcgttCTCTTCagtttagatgtcaaaaggctTTTGTGGAAACGGGTCCTAATGGCTCTCtgggtgtttaaggttgccgccCCCTGGTCTAGAGGTAACAGGGCTCAAGACTTCAGAAAGCTTTAAACTCGTCAGTTTAAAGAGAACTTTGTCCCAAAAGACTGGAGGAATCAACAAGGAGAAAGTGAGCTACACCTTTAAGCTCGTCTCAGTTGCTCGTCTCCTTTCTAATGCTAGAAGCGTAATCGCTAACCTAATCTGAGGACGGCGGATCTTTAGATGCGTGTCTGGGTTCTCGAATTAACCCATTTTAGACTCACCAGGGCTGGCGGTAATAACACTGGGCTGTGTTTAGTCTATTACATTTAGTTCACTTGCTGATTtgcttcttctttctttctttctttctttcttcctttctcactCACTCCGGTATCTCTCAGGTGTTGGACGGTGTGTTCCGTGACTCTGCTCTTGTTGGTGACATTAACATGGATCTTTGGCCTCCTATTTATCAGTGAAAACAGCGCACTCATGGCctacctcttcacctcttttaaTGCTCTGCATGGTCTGTTTATCTTCATCTTTCACTGCGCACTGCAGAAGAAGGTACattgtgtatgttgtttttattacactCCTTATTACCCTTCATGAACATTTTACtagttttttacttttaaatatatcGAATAATACATCAGTGTGTCAGGTCATAATTGTAAAAGATGCACGGAATCTGATAAAAGCATTCGTCTAGACGTGCCTGCATTGATTCGGAGTCTGAGAGCATGCAGAAGGAAAGCTTCTTATAGCTTAATGATGGGTGATGGAAGCACTGGGTCCCAGCAGCATGTGGGAGATTTCCACCATGTTCATTTCCCGACAGCTTCAGGATCAGCCTCATTGACCTGGCGTGTGCTACCGAATGGCTCTAAACTAGCTGAGAGGGACTCGGTAGATACGTGTAACCTGTAGCACTACAAACACTCCTGCACAGAGCGCTCGTCACGACACGAtgattttatttagctttaaagGAAACGAGCCAGATTTAGATTAGAAAACGTGCCcatagcttattattattatacgaCTAATATGATTATGTTGTtgctgtaaatattattataaataaaaaaatgatagaaTTTGACATTGATTTTGCTCCAGGTTCAGAAGGAGTATGCTAAATGCTTCCGTCAGTCATCCTGCTGTGGTCACGCTGCGTCTGGTGGTTCTCATGGGTCCCTAAAGAGCTCAGCGCACCGTGGAAACAACCGATACTACAGCGGAGGCCAATCCAGACACAATCAGGTGCACAGACAGGTAACAGAACAACAAGCCAAATAACCAACACGGAATGTTTAACACCTAGAGATATTAacacataagtgtgtgtgtgtgtgtgtgtgtgtgtgtgtgtgtggacatcgTAACCCATGTTCgtctgtgtggatgtgtgtgttcagagtcgTATCCGGAGGATGTGGAATGACACAGTACGCAGGCAGACTGAGTCTTCCTTTATGGCTGACCTCAACAACACACCCACCCTCAACAGAGgtaacacatctgtctgtctctctgattaACTCCTCACACCACTTAGGAAACTGGACAGAAAACACCTAGTGAGTGTCACACGTCTCTGCGAGTCTCTTTATCCTATTCtttttttgccccttttccaccgaggcagttcaagtgcaggttcggagcctaatttagaaccagttctttctgtttcgaccgccaaagcactggctctgaaccaggaaaagtggttcttatgtagcaccaaaacgtcgctggtctagacttaagaaccgcttgtgtcaggagctgtgggcggggctgtaggcggggctactgttagcgcatttgataatgtaccttaagtatactaatgtttaatacacttttactttaccgcgatatgatacattatcagcacacatgatagtaggtagctacatgctaaggctaacttttttcgataaaataacgttaacgttctcgatcacaacctccgtttatacagattacacggagccgcacgtacacgtcggattcgccgcgtttgggtgttaatgtaggttcacaaagccatgagcattaacagtaaagtaacatctgccatcgttgtgtttgtgtttgtcgctgctgcgctaacgttgttgtgtaacgtgacacgtatacagtgacgtcacactcggcgctgtgacgctctctaaccgatggaaaggcaaaccggatcttagaaggttctccagtggaaccaactctgaaccagcacccggttctttttggtagAAAAGGGGTATAAGTGTCCTCAGTatcctctctttctccatcagTGTATAAAATCAGGCTAGAACGTATGTTTCGTTTGTTTTTCTACCTTATCGTTATCACACTGATAGCCGAGGCTTTGAACTTGATCATCTGTGAGATAAAACCAATGACCACGCGTATACACAAGCTTTATTCTCACATATTTTACAGGAACTAATCATCTTCTGGCCAACCCAGTATTGCAGACTCGCTCTGGTTCCTCACCTTATAACACACTGTTGGCTGAAACATTTAACCCTCCCTCACCCGCCGTCTTCAACTCCAccggtcagtgtgtgtgtgtgtgtgtgtgtgtgtgtgtgtgtgtgtgtgtgtgtgtgtgtgtgtgtgtgtgtgcgtttttgtgtgtgtgtgtgtgtgtgtgtgtgtgtctgtgtgggtgtgtgtctgtgtgggtgtgtgtgggtgtgtgtgtgtttgtgtgtgggggttgggtgtgtgtgtctgtgggtgtgtgtgtgtgtctgtgtgtgtgtgtctgtatgtgtgtgtgtgtctgtgtgtgtgtgtgtgtgtgtgtctgtgtgggtgcgtgtgtgtgtgtgtgtgtgtatgtgtggtctGTGGGTGGtggtctgtgtgttgtgtgggtgtgtgtgtgtgtgtggttggtggtgtgtgtgtgcttgtatgggTTGTgatgtctgtaagtgtgtgtctgtgtgggtgtggtgatgtgtggtcctgtgtgttttgtgtgggtgtgttgtgtgttgggtgtgtgtgtgtgttgtggtgtggtgtgtgtgtgtgtttgttttgtgtgtggtgtgtgtgggttgtgtttgttgtgtggtattgtgtgtgctgggtgatgtgtgtttgttgtgtgtggtgtgttgtgtgtgttgtgtgtgtgttgtgtgtgtggggtgtgttgtgtgtggggtgtgttgtgtgtgttgtgtgtggggtgtgttgtgtgtgtggtgtgtgtggtgtgttttgtgtgtggtgtgtggggtgtgttgtgtgtgtgtgtgtgtgtgtgtgtgtgtgtgtgtgtgtgtgtgtgtgtgtgtgtgtgtgtgtgtgtgtcctacatATACTCGGTTCTGAGTAATTGTATTTATATGGATTTactctgtcttttctttctgtccttcTATCTGTTCGTCTtgtgctctctcactctctctctctctctctctctctctctctctctctctctcactctctctcccactctctctcactctctcactctctctcactctctctctcctgatctGTCACTCTATCTCTCCACATTTGTCCTTTTTTCACTGCtcctctttctcgctctctgtctctatttccGTCTCTCTGATCTGCAGGAACCTTCAGAAATTCAAGTATGGAATCTTTGGTCTAACGTTTCTATCTCATGTGTTGATGTAGTTGTTTTTGTCTCCATGTCCAtctctgaacactgaacacGTTTAacgcatttattcattttttttatttgcatgagATCAGCCACGTTAAAATGATTTGGTTTGTAGCTCTTACTAGAATGTGAGTTTATGTTCGTCATGCTCATGAGCTACCACATCTCCATCGCTAACGCTAACATCTTGACATTAACATCAAGATGCTGGTGGACGTTTAAAACGTTGATGTTTTCACACTAATACAGTATTCTTGCCAAGAATTGTTGACCCAACATTTaatgtgattatttatatatatacatgataATATATTATCTCAGCCCACTATAATGATCACTATTATattacatcatactgtacacttgGGTTCAAAAACAGTCCTTGgtattacataatgtttttGTACCCACTGATAAacctcactgctgtgtgttacGGCTGATTTAACATTACTGTTGTTTCAGCTGATTGActgctttttttcttccatcCTGTAGAGGGCACTCTATCCCGGAGTCGTGAATCTTGTGGTCTGGAGCCTGTTCGTCTGAACGGGAACTACAATAACAGCTACTCGGTGCACGGTGGAAGTTCTGACCTCCTTGGCAGCGTCGCGGTGGGAGACGTCAGCCCTGCCCTTTTGACGCCGAGAGGTGCAGAGCCTCCGGGAGGTATGAGGAGGAACCTGTCAGATGCAGCAGCGCTGGAGAAGATGATCATCTCGGAGCTGGTGCAGAGCAATCTTCGTCCTGCTGCTGATCGCTACAGCAACAACCCGGATACAGAGGCGGAGCCACGGGAGTATGTAAGTGCAGGgatgggtcacagggagccacCCCAACGTCCTCTGCCCCGCCCACCGCCACCACCTCCACAGGATGAGGAAGAACCACTTTACAAGGCTTTGGAGAAGCCCCACCTTCCTGAAAAACCACGTGTTCCTGATAAACCCCATGTACCGGAGAAGCCACGCCTCTTGgagcacacacagtcagtgttcTATCAGAGTGAGGAGGATTCAGAAAGCTTTTCGGCTGAAATTACAGACAGCGTGGCTGGAGTCGGCCCTGactcctcctccctgtatgcacGAGACAGAGACTCTTCCTATCCTGACAGCAGCCCTGAGGGTTTGGGAACTGAATCTCGTTCAGCCCTGCCCCCTGATGAATTATACTTCAGCACAGGGAGACACGCCCACGTCTCTGCCTTCTACCAGCCCCCATCACGCCGGACCAATGAGGAGGGTCGGCTGGGGCTAGACTCCTCCCATGGAGAAGGTGATGGACAGATGCAGCTGGTGACGAGCCTGTGACTAGGGCGCTGGTGACCAGGACATGGAGATCTAGGGGAGGAAGAAGGAGGAGTggcattatcatcattatcatcccTTACCGTAGCACAGCACTACAGCACTCTAGTGTTTAGCTTAAAGGCTGTTATGTAAGAATATCTCTGGTGACGGAGCCGTAGTCGAACTGCAAAACCTTAACCGGATATTTCCAACTATGTTTAGTCGCTGACATCCGAATCCCAAAGTCAGTTCCGTTTCCACATCTCGAGCCAGGTTTGATCTGAAGCTTAGTGTCTGAGTGACGGTTTAGCGTTTTGTCCATGTTTGTCCTCCAGGTTACTCTAACCTTCATCACATACACAGTCATTAGCGGTATAACGTCATTAGTACTGCTGTGTGATGGAACGGTACACACCATACAGGGGTTAGACCTGATGGCACTCAGAGTTACGACCACTCTAAATTgatgaacgaacgaatgaattcATGAGAATTAATGGACGCTTCTTTGTCCACTGAGTTGATGCTTCAACTTTTTGCGTTCCAGAAGTTAGTGGGAATGAGATGGGAACCGGTGCGGAGGAAAACATAGGTACGGATATTCCACAAGCACAGTTATGTTCTCTAGCTAAACcatttaaatggataaaaacatAACTGATTATTTGCACAATTATGACCCGGGGTAGTGGTTGGTTTGGGGTATAATAAATAGGGACACCCTGAAAAAGCACATGTACCAAAAACCtgctggtgatggtgatgatgatgatgatgatgatgatgatgatgatgatgatgatgatgagaaggcaaagaaaacaataaagaagAAGATTACGATGGCTTCCTCCTCTGAGTCTCTGTCTCCTGGTCACCTCCACACCCACCCTGCTCATCTTCACTGCCATTCATCAACTCTCTCTTTTAGTCTCTctctatattgtatatttgtCCTTCAAaatatccatctgtctgtcactTCACATatttctgtctcattctctcgcTCAGCCTTCCTGtatcctatctctctctctctctctctctttctctctcagggtGGAGTGTTGGATTTGCGTCCTGGTTCTTATTTGATGTATTGTTCGTTTGTTCCCTTTCCTTCTGCCCTTTATAAAAGAATGTGACACCTTCTCCagagaaacagaacaaaaacttTTGACATTGccaaaaaaatcctttttaaagggagtgcacacacacacacacacacacacacacacacacacacacacacacacacacacaatgaactcCTTTATTGAAATCACAGTGTTCACACTGAAAGGCCTTCCCCGGAGGTCAGGGGTCAAATGTTAGTTATGGATCCAACATTGGACTGTTTGGTTCATTTTGCTGCAACCTGGTTGGACTTCTAGGCACCGTGGACCTCGGACATGTCCCAGGGGCCTCGGCCAATCAGCTTCTTTGGTTCAGAGACTAGCGCACAGCTCCGCC
This genomic window from Tachysurus fulvidraco isolate hzauxx_2018 chromosome 18, HZAU_PFXX_2.0, whole genome shotgun sequence contains:
- the LOC113646622 gene encoding adhesion G protein-coupled receptor L1-like isoform X6, with product MAVSLWLLWMCAISLSTITPTEQALSRAAMPFGLMRRELACEGYPIELRCPGSDVIMIETANYGRTDDKICDADPFQMENVQCYQPDAFKIMSHRCNNRTQCVVVAGADVFPDPCPGTYKYLEIQYECVPYIFVCPGALIGVLEASLVREAEHQSGAWCKDPLQAADRLYVMPWTPYRTDQLFEYASWNDYRQSRVTTTYKLPSRVDGTGFVVYDGALFYNKERTRNIVKYDLRTRIKSGEAIVTNANYHDTSPYRWGGKSDIDLAVDEHGLWVIYATEENNGRIVLSQVNPYTLRFEGTWQTGFEKRMASDAFVACGILYTVRSVYQDDDSEAGGDFILYAYDTRRERAEPVSIAFPNPYQHISSISYNPRDNQLYVWNNYNVIRYPLEFRPPQPTADPLSTPLLSSTTALSPVSSTVFLGFSPSPPISVTFNPAGSKNRIRPITVSVPVTLRPPRPPQGRTPMCEERVSRGVQWPKTPHGEYVQRPCPKGSLGLASYHCMADEVVWNPRGPDLSNCTSPWVNQVAQKIKSGENAAHIAAVLVNHTRGQVYAGDVTSSVRLMEQLLDILDFQLQALRPANKDSAARNYNKLQKRERTCRAFIQAMVQTADNLLSLKALDSWQDMNMTDQSHTATMLLDVMEKGSFLLANNLYEGRFSERAPNIDLEVYVLNADTEIGDLHFPHSYDSDSTIHLSAATIKQYSRNGQVKVVFALYKNLGPFMSTQNATVKTEMELKSGGRTLAVNSHVISASMNKESSRVFLTEPVNFTLRHLQLENHFGPNCSFWNYSERSMTGQWSSQGCRLVYSNNTHTTCSCSHLTNFALLMSRQTATYTDGVQALILFVVSWVGMVISLVCLALCISTFCCIKGVQSERTTIHKNLCLTLFISQLLFLISMERTHYTVACPVLAALLHFFLLSVFCWLCVEAVQLYVLLVEVFESPSSRRKYYYIAAYGFPMLVVAISASIDYTGYSSPTSCWLRVDNYFIWLFIGPVSLVILLNLVILMVTVHRMIRHSNLLKPDSSRFDNIKCWTVCSVTLLLLVTLTWIFGLLFISENSALMAYLFTSFNALHGLFIFIFHCALQKKVQKEYAKCFRQSSCCGHAASGGSHGSLKSSAHRGNNRYYSGGQSRHNQVHRQSRIRRMWNDTVRRQTESSFMADLNNTPTLNRGTNHLLANPVLQTRSGSSPYNTLLAETFNPPSPAVFNSTGTFRNSKGTLSRSRESCGLEPVRLNGNYNNSYSVHGGSSDLLGSVAVGDVSPALLTPRGAEPPGGMRRNLSDAAALEKMIISELVQSNLRPAADRYSNNPDTEAEPREYVSAGMGHREPPQRPLPRPPPPPPQDEEEPLYKALEKPHLPEKPRVPDKPHVPEKPRLLEHTQSVFYQSEEDSESFSAEITDSVAGVGPDSSSLYARDRDSSYPDSSPEGLGTESRSALPPDELYFSTGRHAHVSAFYQPPSRRTNEEGRLGLDSSHGEGDGQMQLVTSL